The nucleotide window TTTTATCTATGGGATAACCTTATCCATGGAGTAACCTTAACCTTAGAATAAATAGGAGTAGCctgcaccttcaactttcaaGTTCAGCCTTTTAGCGAAgtgaatgtatattttatacatatatttattaatatattaatatatattttataaattacttcgaccattaataacaggacctgcctcgctgggCGTTAGCcatctggcaaagatcaaaaatcaatgatagtaaaagatggagtaacgttacgtttgtaggtatttaaaccataattttatcaaatttgtaataaaaacaatttcttaagaatcgatttttttgacGGCACaccaaaaaatcgatcaagtaatcgaacattctatgtgtatattctgtggatagtctacaCGATGTattggttagtctgtgtaaaaattacgcgtgtgtgtatcgAGAGTCAAATATattgttgtgtgtagtgtatggacctttgacacctatatattatgtatctaaggtatggacacagaatatatttaatgttttcgatgtgtgagtttacctcattcccctcaaaaaacgacagacttttttgttggtgaatttgggtgcgaaacaggtccatattctaaatagtcaaagataAATTAGttacaaaccggcatttttagggagctttttacacgacgaaaacgaatacaacaatgaaacatcgattctattgcaacagtttttataaacgcgttagatcatggattcttgatctttgacagagaggtaacggtttacgaggcaggtccttactTTTTATTGGTCTAAGAATAGTATCGAaaattgacattttacaaaTGGTCTGTGGTATAAAGTATGTATTCCACGGATatgcaattatatttttgtacaagtTTTTTCCTTTGAAActattgataaatataatttaatcttaTTTCTGGTTAGGGTGATCTTTACACGATGGAAATGATTAAATCAATGatacatcgattctataaaaacagttttaaaaacacgttagatcgtgatcatgtacttttgacagaggggaacgacggcaggtcctatggtaattgatCTGAGGTTATAAAGGATTTGTAACATCTATGCTCTATGGTATtagctcaaaagggctagataACTAATAATCAAAACAGGGACTAGAACCTAGAGCCGCAAATCCAGTTCATAAAAAAATCCCCATGGCATTTGTCGCGCGGAAGCTAAAAAATCGtagaaacatattaaaaaaagtgaaATAATTACATCgtacattaattaaaacatatttaacacAATGGCATCCGGACTAGAGAACTATATAAATCAAACAGTGTCAGTAATAACTTCAGATGGAAGAAATTTTATCGGTACCTTGAAGGGATTTGACCAAACGATTAACATTATTTTAGATGAATCCCACGAACGAGTGTTTTCGTCGTCAACAGGAGTGGCTCAGGTGGTTTTAGGACTTCATATAATAAGAGGAGACAATATAGCAATAGTGGGACAAATCGACGAATCAATAGACAGTAGATTAGACCTGGGTAATATTAGGGCTGAACCATTGGGGCCAATTGTACACTAATGTAAAAATAGTATAAGtctagtaataaattttttaccTTTAACATAATGTTGTGTTTACTTTTTATAGCTGTTGTCACTTTTATCGAATCgcctttaaaaaaatgtgtccttatgttatttttatgtgttattactgatctttatttaaaactgaaactgcctcattggtcccgtggttagctagttcagctacggacaatgaggccCAGAGTTCGAATACCAGGTCAGgccaacaaataaaaaaattggttattgGTAATTTTCTTACGAGAAAATCCTAATAGCAGCAAAATAATCATTGGGAAGTTGACGGTGTTAGTACACTCCCGTGCCtctgagagcacgttaagccgtcaatCCTGTACCTCATTTCTCACCGGCCGTGTTTGTTTGCCGTCCCATTGGATTTGTGCTTGCACACACACTTGTCTACTATAGTATCTCCTGCGTATATATGCATcatctcatgttgagattaactATATTATGGTCAATCTCACCATGAGAACTGGCTGAAGGCTGTCCACatccctatttaaaaaaaatctgatagTTCAAGCCTTGCACACACTTTAAGTATATCCACACCTTTTGATATTGCTATGACGAGGTTAAGGGTTGGGAAATAGTTACTTACGTATTTCTAAAGGTTAATGAAATCATAATTTACAAGATAACTCCATATAACATGtttattacatacatagttaggtaactaatattcaaataaaccaattcatatttacaaaaaccttattatattatatacagaCAGCCATAAATAAATCACTAATTATTTCCATTCAGATTTGTTATTTtctaattaaaactttaatggTATTATcctaattactaattagtaatGCAAGTGCAGGTTTTAGTACAATTCATGTTTTCGCTCTCTGAATTTTGTAGAACAATTTCagaataatttaattcatacagaaaataagtttattagtGGAATTAAAACCTAAGGCTAGATTCACATTGCATTGTCAGCACATTTTTATTACACAATAcgtccaaaataaa belongs to Bicyclus anynana chromosome 10, ilBicAnyn1.1, whole genome shotgun sequence and includes:
- the LOC112051602 gene encoding U6 snRNA-associated Sm-like protein LSm8, which codes for MASGLENYINQTVSVITSDGRNFIGTLKGFDQTINIILDESHERVFSSSTGVAQVVLGLHIIRGDNIAIVGQIDESIDSRLDLGNIRAEPLGPIVH